In the genome of Mauremys mutica isolate MM-2020 ecotype Southern chromosome 8, ASM2049712v1, whole genome shotgun sequence, one region contains:
- the FAF2 gene encoding FAS-associated factor 2 has product MGPTSLGAAAPASGRKCGGVVRQFRRVTERRVRGGSKMAAPEERELTAEQTERLLQFQDLTGIESMDQCRHTLEQHNWNIEAAVQDRLNEQEGVPSVFNPPPSRPLQVNTADHRIYSYVVSRPQPRGLLGWGYYLIMLPFRFTYYTLLDIFRFAVRFIRPDPRSRVTDPVGDIVSFIHMFEEKYGRIHPVFYQGTYSQALNDAKRELRFLLVYLHGDDHQDSDEFCRNTLCAPEVITLINTRMLFWACSTNKPEGYRVSQALRENTYPFLAMIMLKDRRMTVVGRLEGLIQPDDLINQLTFIMDANQTYLVSERLEREERNQTQVLRQQQDEAYLASLRADQEKERKKKEERERKRRREEEVQQQKLAEERRRQTLQEEKVRKSECLPPEPHPDDPESVKIIFKLPNDSRVERRFHFSQSLTVIHDFLFSLKESPEKFQIEANFPRRVLPCLPTEERPNPPTLQEAGLSHTEVLFVQDLTDD; this is encoded by the exons ATGGGGCCGACTAGCCTCGGAGCAGCTGCCCCAGCGTCAGGGCGGAAGTGCGGCGGCGTGGTACGTCAGTTCCGGAGAGTGACGGAGCGGCGGGTCAGAGGCGGCAGCAAAATGGCGGCGCCTGAGGAACGGGAGCTGACGGCGGAGCAGACCGAGAGGCTGCTGCAGTTCCAG GACTTGACTGGCATAGAGTCTATGGACCAGTGTCGCCATACCCTGGAGCAACACAACTGGAACATAGAG GCAGCTGTACAGGACCGGTTGAATGAGCAAGAGGGCGTCCCAAGTGTCTTCAATCCACCTCCATCCCGGCCGTTGCAGGTCAATACAGCCGACCACAGGATCTACAGCTATGTTGTTTCAAGGCCGCAACCAAGG GGCCTGTTGGGATGGGGTTACTACTTGATAATGCTTCCATTCCGATTTACCTATTACACGTTACTTGATATATTTAG GTTTGCTGTGCGTTTTATACGCCCTGACCCTCGCAGTAGGGTCACGGATCCAGTGGGTGACATTGTTTCGTTTATTCATATGTTTGAGGAAAAATATGGGAGGATACACCCTGTCTTCTACCAGGGAACATACAGCCAG GCGCTGAATGACGCTAAGCGGGAGCTGCGCTTCCTGTTGGTTTATCTTCACGGTGACGACCACCAAGATTCAGACGAATTCTGTCG CAACACACTGTGCGCACCGGAGGTGATCACCCTCATCAACACTAGGATGCTTTTCTGGGCATGCTCCACAAACAAACCAGAGGGATATAGAG TGTCCCAGGCTCTGCGTGAGAACACATACCCATTCCTCGCCATGATTATGTTGAAAGATCGCAGAATGACGGTGGTGGGACGGCTAGAAGGCCTCATCCAGCCTGATGACCTCATTAACCAGCTGACATTCATCATGGATGCCAACCAGACGTACTTGGTGTCTGAGCGCCTGGAAAG GGAGGAGAGAAACCAAACGCAGGTCCTGAGGCAGCAGCAGGATGAGGCGTACCTGGCTTCCCTGCGGGCGGATCAGGAAAAGGAACGCAAGAAAAAGGAGGAAcgggagaggaagaggagaagggaagaggaggTGCAGCAGCAGAAGCTAGCGGAGGAGAGACGGCGCCAG ACTCTGCAGGAGGAGAAGGTGCGCAAATCGGAATGCCTTCCACCGGAGCCACACCCTGATGACCCAGAGAGTGTGAAGATCATTTTCAAGCTGCCCAACGATTCCAGAGTGGAGAGGCGATTCCATTTCTCACAGTCATTAACG GTGATCCAtgacttcctgttctccttgaaAGAGAGCCCAGAGAAGTTCCAGATTGAGGCCAACTTCCCTCGCCGTGTCCTGCCCTGCCTCCCTACAGAGGAGCGGCCCAACCCCCCCACgctgcaggaggctggactcagcCACACGGAAGTTCTCTTTGTTCAGGACCTCACGGACGATTGA